A single genomic interval of Pseudomonadota bacterium harbors:
- a CDS encoding sensor domain-containing diguanylate cyclase: MSANPQKTRERRSGQDRRRGQYHLLDSSSEVSIPSWSEQRLQFLTRYLFGLLGFIYFNLNPESAPYWIPLTYLNGLLALYCVFNTFAYFKASRGHCSLKRCRFNMWVDLGMVTSCVINDPYAIPVSLLAYAMVIMGNGMRYGMPLFRESIIGAFIGGALALTIRYGTSMEQLSGGLIFLCAFSALIVLYCYVLMERITRSQRELKQLSRYDALTGILNRRGLYESADLVFQLLNRGEHHATIIFADMDRFKAVNDTRGHAEGDRVLREMGKLMRRAVRSSDLVARYGGDEFVLILPEATAEQAARITRTLETGIQDLAAEVGVDFGCSFGVREIQVADTDFHAVLEDVDREMYRAKHGDDPPATEHPSADRQRAAASEHA, encoded by the coding sequence GTGTCGGCAAACCCCCAGAAAACTCGCGAGCGCCGCTCAGGCCAGGACCGCCGCCGCGGGCAATACCACCTGCTCGATTCCAGCAGTGAAGTGAGTATTCCCAGTTGGTCCGAACAACGCCTGCAGTTTCTCACACGTTACCTGTTCGGGTTGCTTGGTTTCATCTATTTCAACCTCAACCCCGAGAGTGCGCCGTACTGGATCCCGTTAACCTACCTGAACGGATTGCTCGCCCTCTACTGCGTATTCAACACCTTCGCCTATTTCAAGGCATCGAGGGGTCACTGCTCCCTGAAACGTTGCCGGTTCAATATGTGGGTCGATCTGGGCATGGTGACAAGTTGCGTTATCAATGATCCCTATGCCATACCCGTATCGTTGCTCGCCTACGCCATGGTCATCATGGGTAATGGCATGCGTTACGGTATGCCGCTGTTTCGTGAATCGATCATCGGTGCGTTCATTGGCGGCGCTCTGGCACTGACGATACGCTACGGCACCTCCATGGAGCAGCTCAGCGGGGGGCTGATCTTCCTCTGCGCTTTTTCGGCACTGATCGTGCTCTACTGCTACGTCTTGATGGAGCGGATTACCCGCTCGCAGCGCGAATTGAAACAGCTCAGCCGCTACGATGCGCTGACGGGAATACTGAATCGACGCGGACTCTACGAGTCCGCCGATCTGGTGTTTCAGCTGCTCAACCGCGGCGAGCACCACGCCACCATCATCTTCGCCGATATGGATCGCTTCAAGGCCGTCAACGACACCCGGGGTCACGCCGAAGGCGACCGCGTACTGCGCGAGATGGGCAAGTTGATGCGCCGTGCCGTGCGCAGCTCCGATTTGGTGGCCCGCTACGGCGGCGACGAATTTGTGCTGATCCTGCCCGAAGCCACCGCCGAGCAGGCTGCACGCATCACCCGGACCCTGGAGACAGGGATTCAGGATTTGGCCGCAGAAGTCGGCGTTGATTTCGGATGCAGCTTTGGCGTTCGTGAGATCCAGGTGGCCGATACCGATTTCCATGCCGTCCTGGAGGATGTCGATCGCGAGATGTATCGCGCCAAGCATGGTGACGATCCGCCCGCGACCGAGCATCCGTCGGCCGACCGCCAGCGGGCCGCGGCTTCCGAACATGCCTGA
- a CDS encoding sulfurtransferase, which translates to MTHRTLIDATETAAHRDDPGWVIVDCRFSLADPAAGYIAYQNGHLPGAVHADLERDLSGPVTPETGRHPLPDPRRLADRFGAWGIGPGIQVVVYDDVGGAFASRLWWSLRWLGHEDVALLDGGLGAWVAVGFALSTALSQPTPRVFGGKFCPEFSTIDTVELQALSAGWLLDARSPERYRGEQEPIDPVAGHIPGAVSAPVDGNLGSDGRFLPTAALRERFERLLAGAAPTAVIHYCGSGVMACHNLLAMEHAGLTGSRLYPGSWSEWIRDPSRPIELGG; encoded by the coding sequence ATGACCCATCGAACGCTGATCGACGCCACGGAGACGGCTGCACATAGGGACGATCCCGGCTGGGTCATCGTCGACTGCCGCTTTAGTCTGGCGGATCCCGCAGCAGGTTATATCGCGTACCAAAACGGCCATCTGCCGGGTGCGGTCCACGCGGATCTGGAGCGCGATCTTTCCGGACCGGTGACCCCGGAGACAGGCCGACATCCGCTGCCGGATCCGCGGAGGCTGGCGGACCGTTTCGGCGCCTGGGGAATCGGTCCGGGGATACAGGTGGTGGTTTACGATGATGTGGGCGGCGCCTTTGCGAGCCGGCTCTGGTGGTCGCTGCGCTGGCTGGGGCATGAGGATGTGGCCCTGCTCGACGGTGGGCTGGGCGCCTGGGTGGCGGTGGGTTTTGCGCTCTCGACGGCCCTATCCCAACCGACACCCCGCGTGTTTGGCGGGAAGTTCTGTCCGGAGTTTTCCACCATCGATACCGTGGAGCTGCAGGCTCTCAGCGCAGGGTGGCTGCTCGATGCACGTTCGCCGGAGCGCTACCGTGGGGAGCAGGAGCCCATCGATCCGGTGGCGGGCCATATACCCGGGGCTGTAAGCGCTCCTGTCGATGGTAATCTGGGGTCTGACGGCCGATTTCTTCCCACCGCGGCACTGCGTGAGCGGTTCGAGCGCCTGCTGGCGGGAGCTGCCCCGACAGCGGTAATTCACTACTGCGGATCGGGGGTGATGGCGTGTCACAATCTCCTGGCAATGGAGCATGCCGGTTTGACCGGGTCGCGCCTCTACCCCGGATCGTGGAGTGAATGGATACGTGATCCCAGCCGCCCAATCGAACTGGGTGGCTAA
- a CDS encoding DUF423 domain-containing protein has protein sequence MAQRWLVIGAGNVLLALVFGGIGAHLLTGTPAAAFTTAVQHQMSQGLGLLLIGLAQQHRPQRRLWRWSAWLLLGGIVGFCGGIYFKTLAGIPSLGPVVPLGGGLMMLAWLLFLIGALRGD, from the coding sequence ATGGCACAACGCTGGCTGGTCATAGGGGCGGGTAATGTCTTGCTGGCGCTCGTCTTCGGTGGCATAGGCGCTCACCTGTTGACCGGCACTCCCGCGGCAGCCTTCACCACTGCGGTCCAACACCAGATGTCGCAGGGTCTGGGGCTGCTGCTGATCGGTCTGGCGCAGCAGCATCGTCCGCAGCGCCGTTTGTGGCGTTGGTCCGCGTGGTTATTGCTGGGCGGCATCGTCGGCTTCTGCGGGGGCATCTACTTCAAGACCCTGGCCGGAATACCCTCCCTCGGACCGGTCGTGCCCCTGGGGGGTGGCCTCATGATGCTCGCCTGGTTGTTGTTTCTGATCGGGGCGCTACGCGGCGATTAG
- a CDS encoding pyridoxamine 5'-phosphate oxidase: MQHQDRTSMLRLIHGGRWAALAACGRNGPIAAQVAYATEPGLASILLLLSLLAAHTRALLENPRAALSIGEPDDGRHDPQTLRRLTLTGRVVVVDRDDGHCGTAAKRYLNRFPAARQLFEFSDFMLLRLFIAEARYVGGLGVARTLSADTLQALENEE, from the coding sequence ATGCAACACCAGGATCGCACAAGCATGCTCAGACTGATCCATGGCGGGCGCTGGGCGGCGTTGGCCGCCTGTGGCCGGAATGGCCCGATCGCCGCACAGGTCGCCTACGCGACGGAGCCGGGGCTGGCCAGCATATTGCTGCTGCTCTCGCTGCTTGCGGCCCATACCCGTGCACTGCTGGAAAACCCCCGCGCAGCGCTCTCGATCGGTGAACCCGACGACGGCCGCCACGACCCACAAACACTGCGTCGCCTGACGCTTACCGGTCGTGTGGTCGTGGTGGACCGCGACGACGGCCACTGCGGTACTGCCGCCAAACGGTACCTGAACCGCTTCCCGGCAGCCAGGCAACTTTTTGAGTTCAGCGATTTCATGCTACTGCGCCTGTTTATCGCTGAGGCGCGCTATGTCGGCGGATTGGGTGTTGCACGTACCTTATCGGCCGACACGCTCCAGGCACTGGAAAACGAGGAGTAA
- a CDS encoding NERD domain-containing protein, producing the protein MLVRSWCCMRSAYPPQGVLNRRNVARILPDPLGGLTIHPGVNHFSPYLLWLTIGAGALLLVALLIMIWRRGRSDRGRMRRVLKQLSGVYLQEVLIPDGLGGEIQIDYLVRLPDRFLVIDLKEMSGVLFGSEQIDEWTQIVNRRSYRFRNPLHDNRARCQAVAELVKPNEVLGRVVFTDTGEFPRGRPQGVSTMATLIGDLAHPQMAAPRPDLDKVWQKLTHLATPAPPIKI; encoded by the coding sequence ATGCTTGTGCGATCCTGGTGTTGCATGCGGTCTGCGTATCCTCCCCAGGGAGTGTTGAACCGAAGGAATGTGGCACGTATTCTACCCGACCCTCTTGGCGGCTTAACGATACACCCCGGTGTGAATCACTTCTCTCCCTACTTGCTGTGGTTGACCATTGGCGCGGGCGCACTGCTGTTGGTGGCGTTATTGATCATGATCTGGCGGCGCGGCCGTTCGGACCGCGGCCGGATGCGCCGCGTGCTGAAGCAGCTCAGTGGCGTCTATCTGCAAGAGGTGCTGATTCCTGACGGGTTGGGCGGTGAGATCCAGATCGACTACCTGGTGCGTTTGCCGGACAGGTTTCTGGTGATTGACCTCAAGGAGATGAGTGGCGTGCTGTTTGGCTCCGAGCAGATTGATGAATGGACCCAGATTGTCAATCGGCGCAGCTACCGTTTCCGCAATCCTCTCCACGATAATCGGGCGCGTTGTCAGGCGGTGGCCGAGCTGGTCAAGCCCAACGAGGTGCTGGGGCGGGTCGTGTTTACCGATACCGGCGAGTTTCCCCGTGGGCGGCCACAGGGTGTCTCCACCATGGCGACGTTGATCGGTGATCTGGCTCATCCGCAAATGGCAGCGCCTCGGCCTGACTTGGATAAGGTCTGGCAAAAACTGACTCATCTGGCCACGCCTGCCCCACCCATCAAGATTTAG
- a CDS encoding elongation factor G, whose amino-acid sequence MPGYSTEDIHNLALVGQGGAGKTLLVEALLHQAGAIKTPGTIERGNTVCDFDPEEKEHQHSLASAVASFDYQKRLINLIDTPGYPDFLGQAYAALEAVETAAIVIDAQSGIDTVTHRMMERAGEEHLCRLIIVNKIDAENIDLTRLLAQIRELFGSECLPINLPANGGQSVVDCFFNPNGDSDILSVTDAHTEIVDQVVEVDEELMALYLEHGEVSPEQLHEPFEEALRNGHLIPICFTSARSGAGIPELLEVIVKLMPNPHEGNPHVFLRETDGQQDEFVAEHNPDKHVLAHVFKVTTDPFIGKMGIFRIHQGTVRSDSQLYIGDARKPFKAGHLYRLMGKETVEIDHALPGEICAVAKVDEIHFDAVLHDSQEDGGVCLRPMLFPQPMHGLAIETGHHVDDQKISRALAMLSAEDPSFQVEHSPATNETVVRGLGELHLRIVLEKMKNRYNVEVATRPPRIAYRETIRATAEGHHRHKKQTGGAGQFGEVHLRVEPLARGEGFVFIDEVVGGAIPGQFIPAVEKGVRQAMEQGFLAGYPLHDIKVAVCDGKHHSVDSKEVAFVAAGKKAFQEAVEKAKPVLLEPVVKIDITVPEAAMGDVSGDLPGRRGRISSTDSLMGGLLSIKGEVPMAEISDYQTFLKSATGGQGTYSVEFSHYEEVPANIQKTIISEHQAANKH is encoded by the coding sequence ATGCCCGGCTATTCCACCGAAGACATCCACAACCTTGCACTCGTAGGCCAAGGCGGCGCCGGCAAGACGTTGCTGGTCGAGGCTTTGCTGCATCAAGCCGGCGCCATCAAGACTCCGGGCACGATCGAGCGCGGCAACACCGTCTGCGACTTTGATCCGGAAGAGAAAGAACACCAGCACTCGCTGGCCTCCGCGGTTGCCAGTTTTGACTATCAGAAACGGCTGATCAACCTGATCGACACCCCGGGGTATCCCGATTTTCTCGGACAAGCCTACGCCGCGCTCGAAGCGGTGGAGACGGCGGCGATCGTCATCGATGCGCAGTCCGGCATTGATACCGTGACGCATCGCATGATGGAGCGCGCCGGCGAAGAGCATCTCTGCCGGCTGATCATTGTCAACAAGATCGACGCCGAGAACATCGATCTCACCAGATTGCTTGCTCAGATCCGCGAACTCTTCGGCAGCGAATGCCTGCCCATCAATTTGCCGGCCAACGGCGGGCAATCGGTGGTCGACTGTTTTTTCAACCCCAATGGTGACTCCGACATTCTCTCGGTAACCGACGCCCATACCGAAATCGTCGACCAGGTGGTGGAGGTCGACGAGGAATTGATGGCGCTCTACCTGGAGCATGGTGAGGTGAGCCCGGAGCAGTTACACGAGCCCTTCGAAGAGGCGCTGCGTAACGGTCACCTGATTCCGATCTGTTTCACCTCCGCCAGGAGCGGCGCCGGGATACCGGAACTCTTGGAGGTGATCGTCAAGCTGATGCCCAATCCTCATGAGGGCAATCCCCATGTCTTCCTGCGCGAGACCGACGGTCAGCAGGACGAATTTGTCGCCGAGCACAATCCCGACAAGCATGTGTTGGCCCATGTCTTCAAAGTCACTACCGATCCCTTCATCGGCAAGATGGGCATCTTTCGTATTCACCAGGGCACGGTCCGCAGTGACAGCCAGCTTTACATCGGCGATGCCCGCAAGCCGTTCAAAGCGGGACACCTCTACCGGTTGATGGGAAAGGAGACGGTGGAGATCGACCACGCACTGCCGGGTGAGATCTGCGCTGTCGCGAAGGTCGACGAAATTCATTTCGATGCGGTGCTGCACGACTCCCAGGAGGATGGCGGCGTTTGTCTGCGCCCCATGCTCTTCCCGCAACCCATGCACGGCCTGGCGATCGAGACCGGCCACCACGTGGACGATCAGAAAATCAGCCGGGCACTGGCGATGCTGAGCGCGGAGGATCCCAGCTTTCAGGTGGAACATTCACCGGCCACCAACGAAACCGTCGTCCGCGGTCTGGGTGAGCTGCATCTGCGCATCGTGCTGGAGAAGATGAAGAACCGCTACAACGTCGAGGTCGCAACCCGCCCACCGCGCATCGCTTATCGGGAGACGATTCGCGCCACGGCCGAGGGTCACCATCGCCACAAGAAGCAGACCGGCGGAGCGGGACAGTTCGGCGAGGTGCATCTACGTGTCGAACCTCTGGCGCGCGGCGAGGGTTTTGTGTTCATCGACGAGGTCGTAGGGGGCGCCATCCCCGGCCAGTTCATCCCCGCCGTCGAGAAAGGGGTGCGGCAGGCGATGGAGCAGGGTTTTCTTGCCGGATACCCGCTGCATGACATCAAGGTTGCCGTCTGTGACGGCAAACACCACTCGGTAGATTCCAAAGAAGTTGCGTTCGTCGCTGCCGGCAAGAAGGCCTTTCAGGAGGCGGTGGAAAAGGCCAAGCCCGTCCTGCTGGAGCCCGTGGTGAAGATCGATATCACGGTGCCGGAAGCGGCCATGGGCGACGTATCCGGTGACCTGCCTGGACGACGCGGGCGAATCAGCAGCACCGACAGCCTGATGGGCGGACTATTGAGCATCAAGGGGGAGGTCCCGATGGCAGAGATCAGCGACTACCAGACCTTTCTCAAGAGTGCGACCGGGGGGCAAGGCACCTACAGCGTCGAGTTCAGTCACTATGAAGAGGTACCGGCAAACATCCAGAAAACAATCATCAGCGAGCATCAGGCAGCCAATAAACACTAA
- a CDS encoding DUF4389 domain-containing protein: MEKEELREHLTARDTWIRGLYILLFAVIYSIAGPVLAAVVVFQFVARLITGEVNERLLEFGQQLSRYLYDILRFFTFNIDEKPYPFAPWNRSTDSDPPAVSGETPGPARSPAKKSAPKKPAAAKKKSATPRRAAPKKSPIQSTDQAEGDEPPALPPGDEPNR, translated from the coding sequence ATGGAAAAAGAAGAACTGCGTGAGCATTTGACCGCCCGCGATACCTGGATACGCGGGCTCTATATACTGCTGTTTGCCGTCATCTACAGCATTGCGGGCCCGGTGCTCGCGGCGGTCGTAGTGTTCCAGTTTGTAGCGCGCCTGATAACCGGCGAGGTGAACGAGCGCCTGTTGGAGTTTGGGCAGCAGTTGAGCCGCTATCTCTACGACATATTGCGCTTTTTTACCTTCAACATTGATGAGAAGCCCTACCCCTTTGCGCCCTGGAACAGATCCACCGACAGCGACCCTCCCGCGGTTTCTGGTGAGACTCCAGGCCCGGCCAGGTCGCCGGCGAAGAAAAGCGCGCCGAAGAAACCGGCGGCAGCGAAGAAAAAGTCCGCGACGCCGCGTCGCGCGGCGCCTAAGAAAAGCCCTATCCAATCCACGGATCAGGCGGAGGGAGATGAGCCGCCAGCGCTGCCGCCTGGTGACGAACCGAACCGCTGA
- a CDS encoding ferredoxin family protein: MAFVVTENCIKCKYTDCVEVCPVDCFHEGPNYLVIDPEECIDCALCEPECPVQAILSEDELPESQQHFIALNAELAAEWPVIVQKKDPPPDADDWRDKEGKLDLLER; encoded by the coding sequence ATGGCCTTCGTTGTCACCGAGAACTGCATCAAGTGCAAGTACACCGATTGCGTGGAGGTATGCCCGGTAGACTGCTTCCACGAGGGCCCCAATTATTTGGTGATAGACCCCGAGGAGTGTATCGACTGCGCACTCTGCGAGCCTGAATGCCCGGTACAGGCGATTCTGTCAGAAGACGAGCTACCCGAATCTCAGCAACACTTTATCGCGCTTAACGCCGAACTTGCCGCCGAGTGGCCGGTCATCGTGCAGAAAAAGGACCCCCCCCCTGACGCCGACGATTGGCGCGACAAGGAGGGCAAGCTCGATCTGCTGGAGCGCTGA
- the iscR gene encoding Fe-S cluster assembly transcriptional regulator IscR, whose amino-acid sequence MRITTKGRYAVTAMLDLAIHEKLGPVPLADISEYQGISLSYLEQLFAKLRRQGLVKGTRGPHGGYRLARTAETISVAEIISAVDENMDTTKCSGQGNCQDGERCLTHDLWTELSNQIHTFLDGITLANLVNQPKVRERAGEQDLNGRRNLHSRRNAA is encoded by the coding sequence ATGCGTATCACGACCAAAGGGCGCTATGCCGTTACCGCCATGCTCGATCTGGCCATCCACGAAAAACTTGGGCCGGTACCCCTGGCGGATATCTCCGAGTACCAGGGGATTTCGCTCTCCTACCTCGAGCAGCTGTTCGCCAAATTGCGCCGCCAGGGATTGGTGAAAGGCACCCGCGGCCCCCACGGCGGCTACCGCCTCGCCCGGACGGCTGAAACCATCAGTGTCGCGGAGATCATTTCGGCGGTCGACGAGAACATGGATACCACCAAGTGCAGCGGTCAAGGCAACTGCCAGGACGGTGAGCGGTGCCTGACTCACGATCTGTGGACCGAACTGAGCAATCAGATCCACACCTTCCTCGATGGGATAACGCTCGCCAACCTGGTCAACCAGCCCAAGGTGCGCGAGCGCGCCGGCGAACAGGATCTGAACGGACGTCGCAACCTGCACAGTCGGCGCAACGCCGCTTGA
- a CDS encoding ABC transporter ATP-binding protein, with translation MNTPILELEALSKSYHEGEARREILREANLRLQAGEFAVLLGRSGSGKSTLLNLISGIDLPDHGQVRVNGVELTRLSERDRTLFRRRHIGFIYQFFNLIPILNVWENLVLPLELGGALTAAQSRRAQELLARVGLGDRRKSFPDRLSGGEQQRLAIARALVNRPAVLLADEPTGNLDAATGRQVLDLLHEVLRDAGHTVLMVTHSVEAERFADRVFELRDYGVRERAPSC, from the coding sequence GTGAACACCCCTATTCTCGAACTCGAGGCGTTGTCCAAGAGTTACCATGAAGGTGAAGCGCGGCGCGAAATACTGCGGGAAGCGAACCTGCGTCTCCAGGCGGGTGAATTTGCCGTTCTTCTGGGGCGCAGCGGCAGCGGCAAATCGACGCTTTTGAACCTGATCAGCGGTATCGACCTCCCCGACCATGGGCAGGTGCGCGTCAATGGTGTCGAACTGACCCGATTGAGTGAGCGCGATCGAACGCTGTTTCGTCGCCGCCATATCGGTTTCATCTACCAGTTCTTCAACCTGATCCCGATCCTGAATGTCTGGGAAAATCTGGTCCTGCCGCTGGAGCTGGGGGGCGCTCTCACAGCAGCACAGTCGCGCCGTGCGCAGGAGCTGTTGGCGAGGGTGGGTCTGGGTGACAGGCGGAAGAGCTTCCCCGATCGGCTGTCGGGAGGCGAGCAGCAGCGCTTGGCCATAGCCCGCGCCCTGGTCAATCGGCCGGCTGTGCTGCTCGCCGACGAACCCACGGGCAATCTGGACGCCGCGACAGGGCGTCAGGTGCTTGATCTGCTCCACGAAGTGCTGCGCGATGCCGGCCACACGGTGTTGATGGTGACGCACAGCGTTGAGGCCGAGCGTTTCGCCGACCGCGTTTTCGAGTTGCGCGATTACGGGGTCAGGGAGCGCGCGCCATCGTGCTGA